GCCCTTGGGAGGGGGGATTCGACTATCCCACCCGTCAGCCGGTCTGGCCAGCGGGCGGCGGGCAGGGCAGGGATGCCCGCCCTTCCCCCGCCGTATTCGCCGTGTTAACCGGAGGGCCTGCGAGCGGCGGTATCCCCTGTAGAATGTCCAACAAGCCCGATTCGCTGTTGAAGCCGCGCGAGATGTTTCGAACCATTACCCTGACAGGTCTTGCGGCGCTTTTGGCCGCCACCGCACTGACGGCTGCGACGCCGGCCCAGGCGCAGATCGGCACGATCTTTTCCGATCCGCCGCCGCTGCGGCCGCCCGGCAACATTCCGCGCGGTCAGCCCCAGCCGCAGCAGATCCCCGATGACGACGAGGAAGTGCCGGAGCTGCCGCCTCAGGGCCGCGTGCTGCCGTCGCGCCCGATGCCTCCGCCTCAGGGACGGCAGGGCAATGTGATGCCGGGACCGGTCGAGAGTCAGCCGTTGGCGCCGCCGCCGGGCTCCACCGTCGCGCCGCCGAACCAGCTGCCGTCCACCGCGGTTGCGCCGCCGGGCGCGCCGGGTCGCCAGCCGCAGCAGAAGGGCGGGCCGGGCGGCGCCGTGCCGCAGACCCCGGCCAGCCTGCAGCCGGGCGACGAGGTCGTGACCGAGCCGCCGGCCCAGAAGATCGTGAACAAGAAGGCGACCTTCTCGGGCCTCGACAAGATCACCGGGCGCATCATCAATTTCGACGAGGAGATCGGCGAGACCGTCCAGTTCGGCGCGCTCAGGGTCAAGACCGACGCCTGCTACACGCGGCCGGCGACGGAAGCCACCAACACCGACGCCTTCGTCGAGGTCGACGAGATCACTCTGCAGGGTGAGGTGAAGCGCATCTTCTCGGGCTGGATGTATGCGGCAAGTCCGGGCCTGCATGGCGTCGAGCATCCGATCTACGACATCTGGCTCACCGACTGCAAAGAGCCGCAGCAGACCATTGCGACCGCAGCGCCGGATCCTGCGACCAAGCCTGCACCTCCGCCGCCGGCTGCGCAGAAGAAGGCCGCGCCGAAGCAGGTGCAGCAGCGTCCGCCGCAGCCTCTGCCGCCGATCCAGCAGCAGCAACCGGCCCCGCCTCCGCCCCCGCCGCCGGAGCAGCGGCCGGGTCTGTTCGGCATCCCCGGGTTTGGCCGTTAGGCCAAATCCCCCAGGGTTGGCCGCTAGGCCTGGCTGTCGATCATTGCCGCGCGGCGATGATCTCGAGCGCGCGTGCGCCCGGGATCGCCTCACCCGCAGAGAGCTTCAGGAAATCGCCGGGATCGCCCGCGAGCGCCTTGTCGAGCAGCGCGGTGTAGCGCCGCCGCGAGATTTCGGCCGCGCCGAAGCTCTTCAGATGGTCCGTGACATATTGGGTGTCGAGCAGCTCGAAGCCGCCATGGATCAGCCGCGCGACCAGATGCACCAGCGCGACCTTGGAGGCATCGCGCGCGGTGTGGAACATGCTCTCGCCGAAGAAGGCGCGTCCGAGGCTGACGCCATATAGCCCGCCGACGAGGTCCTCGCCCTGCCACGCCTCGACGCTGTGGCAATGGCCGAGCTCGTAGAGGCCGCCGTAGAGGTCACGGATGCGCTTGTTGATCCAGGTGTCCTCGCGTCCGGCCTGCGGCGCGGCGCAGCCGGCGATCGTCGCCTTGAACGCGGTGTTGACGGTGACGCGAAACACATCCGAACGCACGGTGCGCGCGAGCCGCGAGGCGACGCGAAATCCGTCGAGGGGGATGACGCCGCGCAGCTCCGGCTCGACCCAGAACAGGGTCGGATCTTCGGCGCTTTCGGCCATCGGAAAGATGCCGCAGGCATAGGCGCGCAGCAGCACGGCCGGTGTGATTTCAGACGGAGCGGAGTCGCGCGAAGTCATGGTTCGCAATCATAGCAGGATCGCGATGCCGTTGCGATGGGGGGCGCGGCAGGGCGCGAAGATCAGCTCGCGGCCGCCGTGCTGGTCCTGTTGGGGGCTACGGGCATGCGCGCGAATTTCAGAACGATCCGGGTTCCGGAATGGGCGGGATCGCGCTCGACCACGGCGTCGAGCTTGGAGGCCATGGCCGCGACGATGCGCTGGCCCATGCCGGTGGAGCGCGGGTCGGCCTTGACGTTGTCGCCGACGCCGTTGTCGGTGATCGACAGCAGGACATCCTCGCCGTCGGCGTGCAGCTCGACATGAATCGGGCCGGCGCGGTCAGGATAGGCGTATTTCACCGCGTTCATCACCAGCTCGTTGACGATGATGCCGACGGCGACCGCGCGGTCGGGATCGATCTCGATCGGCTCGGCCTTCAGCGTCAGGCGCGACATCCGGTTGCCTTCGGCCGAGCGGCGGAGATCCTCGAGCAGCGAGTCCAGATACTGGTTCAGGACCACGCTCTTCAGATCCTGCGAGGTGTAGAGGCGGCGGTGCACCTGCGCGACCGCGGCGACGCGGCCCATCGCGTTGGTCAGTGCCGCCTTGACCTCGTCCTGGGCGGCGGAGCTTGCCTGCAGGTGCAGCAGCGAGGCGATGATCTGGAGCGAGTTGCCGACGCGGTGGTTGACTTCGCGCAGCAGCATTTCGCGCTCGGCAGCGAGAGCTGCATAGCGGTCGCGCGAGGCGTGGATCTCAGCTTCGGCTTCCTCGCGCGCCCTCTGCAATTCCGACTGGCGCAGCGCGCCTTCGGCGGCGACGTGGAGCAGGGGGATGAAATCGCCGGTGACGTCCTTGACCAGATAGTCGGCCGCGCCGGCCTTCAGCGCCGTGACCGCGATGCTGGAATCCTGCGAGGCCGTGACGAACACCACGGGCGGCGAGCCCGGGATCGCCATGATCTGCTCCAGCGTCTCCAGCCCGTCGAGGCCGGGCATGTACTGGTCGAGTGCCACCACGTCGATGATGCCGTCGATGTTGCTTTCGGCACACGCGCGGCGGATGCGATCCAGGCCTTCCTCGCCACTGGCGGCATGGACGACCCTGTAGCCGCGCCGCGTCAGGCCGCGATCGACCAGGCGCGCCAGCGCACCGTCGTCGTCGATGTAGAGCAGGGTTGGCGTGCGCTGGTTCATGGGGCGGCGGGCGGGACCTGGATGACCGAGAAGAACAGCCCAAGCTGCCGGATGGCATTGGCGAAATTCTCGTAGTTGACGGGCTTGGTGATGTAGACGTTGCAGCCGAGCTCGTAGCAACGCTTGATTTCCTGGGAATCGTCGGTGGTGGTCAGCACCACCACGGGCGAAGCCTTCAGGTATTTGTTTTCCTTGATCTGCCTCAGGATGTCGATCCCGCTCATGTCGGGCAGGTTGAGGTCGAGCAGGATCAGCAGCGCGTTGCCCTTCTGCACGAGTCCGCTGCCGTCGGCGCCGAACAGATGCTGCATCGCGTCGGTGCCGTTGGGGAAGGCGACGATCTCGTTGTTGACTCCCGAGCGGCGGATGTTGCGCTCGATCAGGCGGGCGTGGCCCTCGTCGTCCTCGATCATGATGATGGTAACAGGCTGGGTCATCGATCTGCGTTCCGGTTGTTCACGTTCCAGGCGATCGGCAACGTGATGGTGAAGGTGCTGCCCGCGTCCAGTTCCGATGATACCGACATGGTGCCGCCGAGGCGACGCACAAGTGCACGCACATGCGCAAGACCGATGCCCTGGCCAGGCTTGTCCTGGGTTCCCGCCCGGCGGAATAGGTCGAAGATCCGCTGGTGATCCTTCGGGTCGATCCCGCGGCCATTGTCGGTGATCTCGAAGATGGCGTAGCCGAGCTTGGTCCGCCCGCGGATTCTGATCTCGCCGGGCACTCCGCGCTTGAGATACTTGATCGCATTGTCGACCAGATTGGAGAAGATCTGTTCGAGTGCGAGCCGGTCGCTCACGATGTCAGGGAGGGGCTCGATGTGGATCTCGGCCTGCGCCTCGGCCGCCTGGTGCGCCAGCGTCGACACGATCGCCTCGATCAGTTCGCGCGTGTCGACCTTCACGGGCTGGAATTCGCGCCGGCCCTCGCGGGTGAGGTTGAGAATGGCCGAAATCAGCCGGTCCATCTTGGCGATCGACGTCTTGATGAACCTGAGCGCTTCGGAAACATCGTCCGAGAGCTGCTTGTCGGCCGCTTCGAGCATGATCTCGCCGGGGGTGCCGGGCGCCAGCGGCGGCCCGCCGGCGGGGACCTGGGTGAGGCCGCCGATGCGGCGGAAGACATCGCCGCTGAGCTCCTCGAGTTCGCTGGTGAAGCCCATGATGTTGACGAGCGGCGAGCGCAGATCGTGGCTGACGATATAGGCAAACCGCTGGATCTCGTTGTTGGCCTCGCGCAGGTCGGCGGTACGTTCGTCCACGATGGATTCGAGATTGAAATTGGCGTCGCGCAGCCGCGCTTCAGCCTCGTCACGGGCGCGGGCCGAGCGCCGCACCAGCCAGATCGAGATCAGCGCCAGCACCACGACGAGACCCGAGCCGATGCCCGTCATCGAAGCGGCGAGGGTCTGGCTGCGGTCGGAATTGGCGGAGCGGAGGCGGAACAGCCGCTCCTCCTCCTGGATCATCGCGTTCGCGATGGTGGCGATCTTTGCGGTTGTGTTCTGAGCCGCGGCCTCGCGAACCAAGGCCGTGGATTTGTCCGGCTGGCCCTGCTGGATGAAGCTTATCTCCTGCGCGAACTGGCTGATGCGGGTTTGGATCGCCTCATTCAGCTTCTGGACGTTCGAGCGTTGCTCTGGATTGTCACTGCTCAAGCGGGTGAGCTTGTCCAGGGCGGGGGGGATGGCGGCGAGCGCGGTTTCATGGTCGACCCTGAAATTGTCTTCCCGGGTTAGCAGGAGGCCGCGCACTGCGCTTTCGGCACGCCGGATTTCGAGCAGCAGCGCGTTGACCTGGTTCTCCACCTCGATGGTGTGAACCACCCATCTGTTGTCGTCCCGCGCTTTATTGACCAGGTAGACCGAACCGGCGCTGATGGCGGTCAGCACCAAAAGCCCCGCTGAAAACAGCAGGATCTGCCAAAATGTGCGCCGTCGTTGCGCGTCGACGGTCACGGCTGGTACGCCTTGTGAGACTCGGCCGAAATCAAAATGCCCCCTGGGAACTGGCCCCAACGTTGGGAACGCTATGGCGGCCTAAAGGTTCCACAACGAAAACGGATTTATCGCGGGGCGGGTTCCGCCTTGCCGGCGAGGTACTGTTCCAGCCAGTGGATGTGGTAGTCGCCGTTGATGATGTCGTCTTCCCGCACCAGCGCGCGGAACAGCGGCAGCGTGGTCTCGATGCCTTCCACGACCATCTCGTCCAGGGCCCGGCGCAATCGCATCAGGCATTCGGCGCGGGTCTTGCCGTGCACGATCAGCTTGCCGACCAGGGAATCGTAATAGGGCGGGATCGTGTAGCCCTGGTAGACCGCGGAATCGATCCGGACCCCGAGCCCGCCGGGGGGGTGATACTGCAGGATACGGCCGGGCGAGGGGCGGAAGGTCTGGGGATTTTCGGCGTTGATGCGGCACTCGATCGCATGGCCGATGACCTGGATATCTTCCTGCCTTGCCGGCAAATCGCCGCCGGCGGCGATGCGGATCTGCTCCAGCACGAGGTCGATGTCGGTGATGCTCTCGGTGACGGGATGCTCGACCTGGATGCGGGTGTTCATCTCGATGAAGTAGAACTCACCGTCCTCATAGAGGAACTCGATGGTGCCGACGCCGAGATATTTCATGTCGCGCATGGCCTTGGCGCAGGTTTCGCCAATCTTGGCGCGCGCGGCGGCGGCAAGGACAGGCGAGGGGCCCTCTTCCCAGACCTTCTGGTGACGGCGTTGCAGCGAGCAGTCGCGCTCGCCGAGATGGATCGCGCCGCCACGGCCGTCGCCGAGGATCTGGATCTCGATGTGGCGCGGCTTCTGGAGATATTTTTCGAGATAGACGGAGGCATCGCCGAAGGCGGATTTGGCCTCGTTGGCCGCCGTCGACAGCGCCATGAGCAGGTCGGCCTCGCTGTGTGCGACCTTCATGCCGCGGCCGCCGCCGCCGGCCGCCGCCTTCACCAGCACCGGAAAGCCGATTTGCTTGGCGATCGCCATTGCGTCGTCATCGGGACCGACCGCGCCGTCGGAGCCGGGCACCACGGGGATGCCGAGCTTCTTGGCGGTCTTCTTGGCCTCGATCTTGTCGCCCATCAGGCGGATGTGCTCGGCCTTGGGACCGATGAAATGCAGATTGTGCTCTGAGAGGATCTCCGCAAAGCGGGCGTTCTCGGACAGGAAGCCGTAACCGGGATGCACGGCATCGGCGCCCGTGATCTCGCAGGCCGCGAGCAGCGCGGGCACGTTGAGATAGCTGTCCTTGGACGCCGGCGGTCCGATGCAAACGCTCTCGTCCGACAGGCGCACATGCATGGCATCGGCGTCGGCGGTGGAGTGCACGGCGACGGTCGCGATGCCGAGCTCCTTGCAGGCCCTGAGGATGCGAAGGGCGATTTCGCCGCGATTGGCTATGAGGATCTTGTCGAACATGGTGCCTCGGGGGGAATAGCGAATGGCGAACTGGGAGGAGTAACTATTCGCTACTCGCTATTCGCCACTCCCTCACTCAATGATCACCAGCGGCTCGCCGTACTCGACCGGCTGGCCGTCCTCGACCAGGATCTGCGTCACCGTACCGGCGCGCGGCGAGGGGATCTGGTTCATGGTCTTCATGGCTTCGATGATCAGGAGAGTCTGTCCGACCGAGACCTTGCTGCCGACCTCGATGAACGGCTTGGCGCCGGGCTCCGGCGCCCAATAGGCGGTGCCGACCATGGGCGAACTGACGGCGCCGGGATGCTTCGACAGGTCGGGCCCGGCGGCGGCGGGCGCGGCGGCTGCTGCCGGCAGTGCGGCGGGCGCGGCTGCCATCTGCATCGGCATGGTCGCGGCAACGCTGACGTTGCGGGCGACGCGCAGGCGCAGGCCCGCACGTTCGATCTCGATCTCGGTGAGACTGGTCTCATCGAGCAGCAGGGCGAGCTCGCGGACGAGCGCGGAATCCTCGCTGGAAAACTTTGCGGCTGCTTTGTCGTCTGGCTGGCGCGCCATGTTGTTTGATCCGAATGTTCTGTTTGATGAGAGGCTTCAGGCCTTGGGCTTGATGGCAAGCTTGGCGGCAAGGCCCTGGATGGCGAGGCGGTAGCCCTCGATGCCGAAACCGCAGAGCGAGGCGAACGCCGCGCGCGCGGTGTAGGAGTGGTGACGAAAGCTCTCGCGGGCGTGGATGTTGGTCACATGCACTTCGACCGTCGGGATCTGCACCGCGAGCAGCGCGTCGTGCAGCGCGATCGAGGTGTGCGAATAGCCGCCGGCGTTGACGATGATACCCTTCATTTTGCGGGCATGCGCCTCGTGGATGAAGTCGATCAGCTCGCCCTCGCGATTGGACTGCCGGCAGTCGGCCTTGAGGCCGAAGCTGGCGGCCGTGTCCCGGCACAGCGCCTCGACGTCGGCCAGCGTGGCGTGGCCGTACTTCTCGGGCTCGCGCGTCCCCAACATGTTGAGGTTCGGTCCGTTGAGAACGAGGATCGTATCGGTTGCTGGTTCGGCCATTCCTATCCCGGCAGGTGCTTCGGCGTGGCGGGGTTATAGGTAACAAAGCGTCCTAGGGGAAGCCTTGAAGGGCCTCCCAGGGGCCTTCAAGTACCTCATCCCCGGTGCAAAAACCTGTGCGGAAGCCACGGAAATTGCTTGTTAACCAGTTCTAATCGTGGCTGCCGGAGGGAGGCTCCAAGGGGAGGGCAACGGATAGGCCAAAGGCCCCTGCCGATGTCTCGGCAAGGGCCCATTTGGCGTTCAGCGAGGCAGCTTAGCCTTCGATGATGTAGACGATCTCGCGGGTCTGCGGACGGACGATCACGTACTGGCCGCGGACGAAGATCACTTCATAGCCACGCCACTGCGGATAGATCTCGACGATCCGGGGCGGCAGCGGATGGAAGTGGACCGATGCCGGGATCGCGGTGCCGACCGAGATGTTGAAGTTAACGTTGGTGGTCTCCTCGATCTTGGTCGACTTGATCGCCGAGGAGATTTCAGTCCGCTTCTCGGCGGGCGGCGCAGCCGCGGTCGCGGGCGCGTTACCCGTCGTGGTCTGGGACTTGCTGTCGGTGGCGGCCTTGCTGTCGGTAGCGGTCTTGCCGTCCGCGCCCTTGGTCTGGGCGTTCATGTTGCCGCTCTTGGTGTCGGTCTCGGTGCTCTTGGACTTGTCCATCTGGGACTTGTCCATCGTGCTCTTCGACTTATCCTGCTCCATCGTGCTCTTCGACTTGTCCTGCGCGTTCTGCGTACGCTCGCCCTTCATCGCGCCGGCCTTGTCGTCAGCCGCGTTCTTGTTCATCGCGCCCGACTTCTCCATCCCGCCGGACTTTTCCATTCCACCGGATTTCTCCATCGCGCCGGAGGACTTCTCTTCAGAGGCTCCGCCGGGCTTCATGGCGCCGCCGGCTTGGCCGACGGTGCCCTTCTCCCGGCTCATGGCGCCGCCGTGCTCTGCTGCGCCACCCGAGGGCTGCGCATGCTGCGTCGGCGTTGCCCCGGCTGCACCACCGGTGTCGCCCTTCATACCCTGTGCGTTCGCCACACCGGCGCCCGCGACAAGTGCGGCCGCGGCAACCGAGATCATAAAACGGTTCAACATGGAAATTCTCCTCACGTGGTTCTTTGCGTCATTGCCCGCGCCGACAACGAAAGGGGAAGTGGGTTGTTCCGGAACTTAGTCAGTTCCGCGGCATTTGTTTGTTGAACGCCAGATGAATGACTTTCGCACGAAGCTGCCACGGTTCGTGCGCAAGAAAAAAGGCCGGCTCTCAAGCCGGCCTCCGGTGCGATCAGGATCGAAAGTCGTGTGATCAGCAAGTCGCCTTGCCGCAGCGGGCAATGCCGATCTTTTCTTTCAGACCTTCGACGCCGACGGCGCCGACCACGATCTGCTTGCCGATCACGTAGCTCGGCGTGCCGTTCATGCCCATCGCTTCGGCGAGCTTGAAGTTCTCCTCGATGGTGGCGCGCACTTCGGGGCTGGCGAGGTCTTTTTCGATTCTGGCAGTGTCGAGGCCGGCTTCCTTGGCGGCCTGAAGCGCGCGCGCCTTGTCGGCGGCGCCGCGGCCGCCGAGCAGCTTCTGGTGGAAGTCGAGATATTTCTTGCCGGAGGGATCCTGCATGCGCACGGCGACCGCGACCTGCGCCGCCTCGACCGAGCCCTGGCTCAGCACCGGAAATTCCTTCAGCACTACCTTCAGCTTCGGATCGCCCTTCATGAGCGTGAGCATGTCGTCCATCGCGCGCTTGCAATAGCCGCAATTGTAATCGAAGAACTCGACGAAGGTGACGTCGCCGTCCTTGTTGCCGAGCACGACCTGGCGCGGCGAGTTGAAGATCGCATCCGCGTTCTGCGCGATGCTGGCCTCGTGCTTCTGCGTCTCGGCCGCGGCCTGGCGCTTGCTCAGCTCAGCCATGGCTTCCTCGAGCACCTCGGGATGGCTGACGAGGTAGTTCTTGATGATCTTCTCGATGTCGGTGCGCTGGCCGTCGGAGAAGCTGTCGGCCGACGCGGGCGCGGCCGCGCCGAACAAAGCGAGCGCAAATAGCGCGGGAGCAAGCAGGCGCAGCGAAGGCATGGGTAAATCCTCTTATCCAAAGCAGGTTTCGGAATACGTCCCGGCGGACTTAAGCTCGGGGTCGTGACGTCGTGGGTTCGGGCGTCGTTCGAGTTCGTCAGTTCTTCGGCGGCTTCGCCGCCACGATGTCGTCGGCCTTGACCCACCCGGGCGTGCCGACGGCGAAACGGGTTTTCGCGCGCGTGGCGAGCTCGCGGGCGGTCTTGTTGTCGCCGCGCAGGTAAGCGGCTTGCGCCGAGGCCAGATCCGCTTCGGCATAGTCGCCCTTCCGGCCATAGGCCATCGCGAGCTGGGTAAAGCCGAGCACCGCCTCGGGCTCTCGGGCTACCGCACCGCGCAGAATCCGAACAGCGTCGTCGGTGTAGGCTTTATTATCGGTTCCAACCAGAGCCTGCCCAAGTAACATCTCGATGAGGGGGGCATTGTTGGAAAGCTGTGCGGCCTTGCGCAACGGCGCGATCGCCTCGGCCGGCTTGCCGCTCTCCAACAGGGCCTGGCCGCGCACCTCGTAGAAGTACGGGTTGTTGGGCTGGACCTGGATCAGTGCGTCGATCTGGGCGAGCGCGCTGCGCAGATCGCCGTGCAGATAGGTGCTGATGGCGCGGGCATAGCGCGCCGGCATGCTGTCGTTGGTCTGGGGATAGCGGCGGTACACCGTTTCCGGCCGCTCCATGAACGCGGAGATCTTGGCGCGAACCATGTCGTGGCGGAGCTGCAGCGCAGGATCGTCCTTCTTGTTCCAGTAGGGGCTGGTGCTGGCGAATTCCTGAAGCGCGGCGACGCGCTCGGCCGGCATCGGATGCGACTGCAGATAGGGATCGGCGCCGCGCGCGGCGAACAGGCTCTCGCTGGTGAAGCGCTTGAAGGTCTCGTACATGCCCTTCGGCGATTGCTGGGTCGCGGTCAGGAATTTCACGCCGGCGCGGTCGGCGTTCTCCTCCTGCTGGCGCTGGTAGGACAATAGCGTCCGGCGGATCACCTCCTGCGGAGCGGAGATCGCGGCGGCGCCGGCATTGGCGAGCCCGTTGTTGCCTGCGCTGCTGCGCTGGGTGCTGCCCGCGGCGATCGCGCCCGCGCCGAGCAGCATCGCGATGATCATCTGGGTCTGGGCGGCGGCGAGCTGCTCGCGCAGCTTGGACAGATGGCCACCGGCCAGATGCCCGGTCTCGTGCGCCAGCACGCCGATGATCTGGTTCGGCGTCTCCGATTGAAGCAGTGCGCCGTAATTGACGAAGATGCGGCGGCCGTCGGCGACGAACGCGTTGAACGAGCTGTCGTTGATGATCACCATCTGGATGTTCTGCTTCTCCAGACCCGCAGCACGCAGGATCGGGCGCGTGTATTCGCGCAGCAGCTGCTCGGTCTCGGTGTCGCGCAGGACCGGCGGCCCCTTCTGCTGCGCCCGCGCCGCCGGGAGCGGCAGCAGAGCGATCGCCGCGGCCGTGACGA
The sequence above is drawn from the Bradyrhizobium amphicarpaeae genome and encodes:
- a CDS encoding DUF2155 domain-containing protein, with translation MSNKPDSLLKPREMFRTITLTGLAALLAATALTAATPAQAQIGTIFSDPPPLRPPGNIPRGQPQPQQIPDDDEEVPELPPQGRVLPSRPMPPPQGRQGNVMPGPVESQPLAPPPGSTVAPPNQLPSTAVAPPGAPGRQPQQKGGPGGAVPQTPASLQPGDEVVTEPPAQKIVNKKATFSGLDKITGRIINFDEEIGETVQFGALRVKTDACYTRPATEATNTDAFVEVDEITLQGEVKRIFSGWMYAASPGLHGVEHPIYDIWLTDCKEPQQTIATAAPDPATKPAPPPPAAQKKAAPKQVQQRPPQPLPPIQQQQPAPPPPPPPEQRPGLFGIPGFGR
- the aat gene encoding leucyl/phenylalanyl-tRNA--protein transferase; this encodes MTSRDSAPSEITPAVLLRAYACGIFPMAESAEDPTLFWVEPELRGVIPLDGFRVASRLARTVRSDVFRVTVNTAFKATIAGCAAPQAGREDTWINKRIRDLYGGLYELGHCHSVEAWQGEDLVGGLYGVSLGRAFFGESMFHTARDASKVALVHLVARLIHGGFELLDTQYVTDHLKSFGAAEISRRRYTALLDKALAGDPGDFLKLSAGEAIPGARALEIIAARQ
- a CDS encoding sensor histidine kinase encodes the protein MNQRTPTLLYIDDDGALARLVDRGLTRRGYRVVHAASGEEGLDRIRRACAESNIDGIIDVVALDQYMPGLDGLETLEQIMAIPGSPPVVFVTASQDSSIAVTALKAGAADYLVKDVTGDFIPLLHVAAEGALRQSELQRAREEAEAEIHASRDRYAALAAEREMLLREVNHRVGNSLQIIASLLHLQASSAAQDEVKAALTNAMGRVAAVAQVHRRLYTSQDLKSVVLNQYLDSLLEDLRRSAEGNRMSRLTLKAEPIEIDPDRAVAVGIIVNELVMNAVKYAYPDRAGPIHVELHADGEDVLLSITDNGVGDNVKADPRSTGMGQRIVAAMASKLDAVVERDPAHSGTRIVLKFARMPVAPNRTSTAAAS
- a CDS encoding response regulator; this translates as MTQPVTIIMIEDDEGHARLIERNIRRSGVNNEIVAFPNGTDAMQHLFGADGSGLVQKGNALLILLDLNLPDMSGIDILRQIKENKYLKASPVVVLTTTDDSQEIKRCYELGCNVYITKPVNYENFANAIRQLGLFFSVIQVPPAAP
- a CDS encoding sensor histidine kinase translates to MTVDAQRRRTFWQILLFSAGLLVLTAISAGSVYLVNKARDDNRWVVHTIEVENQVNALLLEIRRAESAVRGLLLTREDNFRVDHETALAAIPPALDKLTRLSSDNPEQRSNVQKLNEAIQTRISQFAQEISFIQQGQPDKSTALVREAAAQNTTAKIATIANAMIQEEERLFRLRSANSDRSQTLAASMTGIGSGLVVVLALISIWLVRRSARARDEAEARLRDANFNLESIVDERTADLREANNEIQRFAYIVSHDLRSPLVNIMGFTSELEELSGDVFRRIGGLTQVPAGGPPLAPGTPGEIMLEAADKQLSDDVSEALRFIKTSIAKMDRLISAILNLTREGRREFQPVKVDTRELIEAIVSTLAHQAAEAQAEIHIEPLPDIVSDRLALEQIFSNLVDNAIKYLKRGVPGEIRIRGRTKLGYAIFEITDNGRGIDPKDHQRIFDLFRRAGTQDKPGQGIGLAHVRALVRRLGGTMSVSSELDAGSTFTITLPIAWNVNNRNADR
- the accC gene encoding acetyl-CoA carboxylase biotin carboxylase subunit translates to MFDKILIANRGEIALRILRACKELGIATVAVHSTADADAMHVRLSDESVCIGPPASKDSYLNVPALLAACEITGADAVHPGYGFLSENARFAEILSEHNLHFIGPKAEHIRLMGDKIEAKKTAKKLGIPVVPGSDGAVGPDDDAMAIAKQIGFPVLVKAAAGGGGRGMKVAHSEADLLMALSTAANEAKSAFGDASVYLEKYLQKPRHIEIQILGDGRGGAIHLGERDCSLQRRHQKVWEEGPSPVLAAAARAKIGETCAKAMRDMKYLGVGTIEFLYEDGEFYFIEMNTRIQVEHPVTESITDIDLVLEQIRIAAGGDLPARQEDIQVIGHAIECRINAENPQTFRPSPGRILQYHPPGGLGVRIDSAVYQGYTIPPYYDSLVGKLIVHGKTRAECLMRLRRALDEMVVEGIETTLPLFRALVREDDIINGDYHIHWLEQYLAGKAEPAPR
- the accB gene encoding acetyl-CoA carboxylase biotin carboxyl carrier protein, with protein sequence MARQPDDKAAAKFSSEDSALVRELALLLDETSLTEIEIERAGLRLRVARNVSVAATMPMQMAAAPAALPAAAAAPAAAGPDLSKHPGAVSSPMVGTAYWAPEPGAKPFIEVGSKVSVGQTLLIIEAMKTMNQIPSPRAGTVTQILVEDGQPVEYGEPLVIIE
- the aroQ gene encoding type II 3-dehydroquinate dehydratase codes for the protein MAEPATDTILVLNGPNLNMLGTREPEKYGHATLADVEALCRDTAASFGLKADCRQSNREGELIDFIHEAHARKMKGIIVNAGGYSHTSIALHDALLAVQIPTVEVHVTNIHARESFRHHSYTARAAFASLCGFGIEGYRLAIQGLAAKLAIKPKA
- a CDS encoding DUF1236 domain-containing protein, which gives rise to MLNRFMISVAAAALVAGAGVANAQGMKGDTGGAAGATPTQHAQPSGGAAEHGGAMSREKGTVGQAGGAMKPGGASEEKSSGAMEKSGGMEKSGGMEKSGAMNKNAADDKAGAMKGERTQNAQDKSKSTMEQDKSKSTMDKSQMDKSKSTETDTKSGNMNAQTKGADGKTATDSKAATDSKSQTTTGNAPATAAAPPAEKRTEISSAIKSTKIEETTNVNFNISVGTAIPASVHFHPLPPRIVEIYPQWRGYEVIFVRGQYVIVRPQTREIVYIIEG
- a CDS encoding DsbA family protein; this encodes MPSLRLLAPALFALALFGAAAPASADSFSDGQRTDIEKIIKNYLVSHPEVLEEAMAELSKRQAAAETQKHEASIAQNADAIFNSPRQVVLGNKDGDVTFVEFFDYNCGYCKRAMDDMLTLMKGDPKLKVVLKEFPVLSQGSVEAAQVAVAVRMQDPSGKKYLDFHQKLLGGRGAADKARALQAAKEAGLDTARIEKDLASPEVRATIEENFKLAEAMGMNGTPSYVIGKQIVVGAVGVEGLKEKIGIARCGKATC
- a CDS encoding M48 family metalloprotease, which gives rise to MSFQIALRKKASALIALVTAAAIALLPLPAARAQQKGPPVLRDTETEQLLREYTRPILRAAGLEKQNIQMVIINDSSFNAFVADGRRIFVNYGALLQSETPNQIIGVLAHETGHLAGGHLSKLREQLAAAQTQMIIAMLLGAGAIAAGSTQRSSAGNNGLANAGAAAISAPQEVIRRTLLSYQRQQEENADRAGVKFLTATQQSPKGMYETFKRFTSESLFAARGADPYLQSHPMPAERVAALQEFASTSPYWNKKDDPALQLRHDMVRAKISAFMERPETVYRRYPQTNDSMPARYARAISTYLHGDLRSALAQIDALIQVQPNNPYFYEVRGQALLESGKPAEAIAPLRKAAQLSNNAPLIEMLLGQALVGTDNKAYTDDAVRILRGAVAREPEAVLGFTQLAMAYGRKGDYAEADLASAQAAYLRGDNKTARELATRAKTRFAVGTPGWVKADDIVAAKPPKN